The following are encoded in a window of Panicum virgatum strain AP13 chromosome 5N, P.virgatum_v5, whole genome shotgun sequence genomic DNA:
- the LOC120674942 gene encoding uncharacterized protein LOC120674942 has protein sequence MRLSKVLMDGGSSLNILYIDTLEAMAYPVGNLDLPVTFGSRANYRTETLTFDVLKLLGPNGVITVSGSFEHAYASSHEHFDLATTAANPTELGQLRAATTECRPDPCKPSQAPTLVSTEKTKSVVVDDTDPTKMVRVGSQLSAK, from the exons ATGCGCCTGTCCAAGGTGCTGATGGAtgggggcagcagcctcaacatcctgTACATCGACACCCTGGAAGCCATGGCGTACCCGGTCGGCAACCTcgacttgccggtcacgtttGGCAGCAGAGCCAACTACCGCACCGAAACCCTCACATTCGATGTG ctcaagctgCTGGGCCCAAATGGAGTCATCACCGTGAGTGGCTCCTTCGAGCATGCCTACGCCAGCAGCCATGAGCATTTCgacctcgccaccaccgcggcgaACCCAACGGAGCTCGGCCAGcttcgcgccgccaccaccgagtGCCGCCCTGACCCTTGCAAGCCTAGCCAGGCACCGACTTTAGTCTCGACCGAGAAGACCAAGTCGGTCGTGGTTGACGACACCGACCCAACCAAGATGGTGCGGGTCGGCTCCCAGCTGTCGGCCAAATAG